Within Geitlerinema sp. PCC 9228, the genomic segment GGAAATTGTTCGACTTCCGGTAAGTCTTGCAAGGCTTCCCAAACGGTAGGGCAGGGGGGCAAGTCGCTGTCTGTTTCGTGGGGAAGTTTGGTTATTGGTTCTGGATATTCTGGCAGGGGGATATCGGTGCGACTGCCCAGCAAAAACAACCGTTCTCGATTTTGCGGTATGGCGTAATGGGCGGCATTTAAAATTTGATGGTGGGGATGTACTTGGTAGCCGCGATCGCGAAATTGTTCTATTATTTCTTGCAAGAAAGAACGGTATTTTTTGGTTGCCATACCGGGAACGTTTTCCATGACCCAAAATTTGGGTTGCAGTTCCACCACCAAACGCAGGAAATGGGCAACCAGGGAATTGCGGGAATCGTCAAGGGCGCGTTTGCCCATTAGCGAAAATCCCTGACAGGGTGGACCACCAAAGACTACGTCAATTTCTCGATCTGCGATCGCACTTTGGCTGCGAATATCCGCCGCCGAGGTATGTGCCAAATGGCGGCATAAAATTTGGGTTTGGGGAAAATTATATTCGTGGGTGGCGCAGTGAATGGGGTCAAGTTCCACTGCTACCAACACGTCAAACCCCGCTTGCTCGAAACCCAGTGTCATGCCGCCAGCGCCAGCAAATAAATCGATGGCAATTGGTCTTGCAAAGTCCATAGTCGCCGCCAGTTTCCCCAAAAATTGGTCTTCCCGATTGTAGGCGTTTTTGGAACCAAGTCTGCGAACGGTTCGAGCTTGCCCGTTCCTTCAAGGTACAATGGAAATTCGGATCCATAGTAGGAACTTTTATGGTAGCGAAAAGGAACTGGTTCGTACGACACATTTGGTCTGGTATGCTTTTGTTCGCCCTAGGCATTGCCTGGTTGGGGGCAGATGCAGCGTTGGCAGCCCAATCTGGCGATCCGGAAGTAGGGGCAAAAATTTTTCAGGGCAATTGCGTTGCCTGTCACGTGGGCGGTGGCAATGTGGTCATGGCAGACAAAACCCTGAGAAAAAGTGCTTTAAAGCGATATGGGATGTATTCCCTTGATGCCATTCAAACCCAAGTAGAATACGGCAAAAATGCCATGCCCTCTTTTGGTGGACGTTTGAACGAAGACGAAATTCGCGATGTAGCTACTTACGTTTTTCAAAAAGCCCAAAAAGGCTGGTAAAAGGAACTATTGGCAGCCAGCGATCGCTTTTCCGGGAGCAGCTGGGGAAGCGATCGCTGCTCTATATTTGGCAAAATCTGCTTTATTTGTCACTGACCCCGCGCTAAAGCGACGGGGCTTGGGAACAGCCAGGTTCCCGTAGTAGTGGCTAGACCAAGAGCCGATAGT encodes:
- a CDS encoding DNA cytosine methyltransferase, encoding MDFARPIAIDLFAGAGGMTLGFEQAGFDVLVAVELDPIHCATHEYNFPQTQILCRHLAHTSAADIRSQSAIADREIDVVFGGPPCQGFSLMGKRALDDSRNSLVAHFLRLVVELQPKFWVMENVPGMATKKYRSFLQEIIEQFRDRGYQVHPHHQILNAAHYAIPQNRERLFLLGSRTDIPLPEYPEPITKLPHETDSDLPPCPTVWEALQDLPEVEQFPELYQRDWVEATFGKPSLYGESLRELLLPADNYAAARSHNRCLLTSSLRTRHAAKSQQRFAATPGGKTEPVSRFFKLHPHGVCNTLRAGTPSNRGAFTSPRPIHPYQPRCITVREAARLHSYPDWFRFHTTKWHGFRQIGNSVPPKLAKAVATEILKADQRSPVKPNPEILKLGDATLLELTMFQAASRYGVDPHIVEPRLRQPRKQ
- a CDS encoding c-type cytochrome, with the translated sequence MLLFALGIAWLGADAALAAQSGDPEVGAKIFQGNCVACHVGGGNVVMADKTLRKSALKRYGMYSLDAIQTQVEYGKNAMPSFGGRLNEDEIRDVATYVFQKAQKGW